A genomic stretch from Kribbella amoyensis includes:
- a CDS encoding TIGR00366 family protein, with protein MARAVRDGAPAAAGVLLQFPLYGGIFGMIAYTGISARLAGWLVQASNQVLFPPLVAIYSCVLGIFVPSGGSKWVIEAPYVLEAANQLKVDAGWMVVVYDLGEASANLLQPFWMLPTLAILGLKARDIMGYTFTLFLACFPTALIAVTLLAPHVTG; from the coding sequence ATGGCCCGCGCGGTCCGGGACGGCGCCCCGGCGGCGGCCGGCGTCCTGCTGCAGTTCCCGCTCTACGGCGGCATCTTCGGGATGATCGCGTACACCGGGATCTCCGCGCGGCTGGCCGGGTGGTTGGTGCAGGCAAGCAACCAGGTGCTCTTCCCGCCGCTGGTCGCGATCTACTCGTGCGTCCTCGGCATCTTCGTCCCGAGCGGCGGCAGCAAATGGGTGATCGAGGCACCGTACGTGCTCGAGGCGGCGAACCAGCTCAAGGTGGACGCCGGCTGGATGGTCGTCGTGTACGACCTGGGCGAGGCGAGCGCGAACCTGCTACAGCCGTTCTGGATGCTGCCGACGCTGGCCATCCTCGGCCTCAAGGCCCGCGACATCATGGGCTACACCTTCACCCTCTTCCTCGCCTGCTTCCCGACCGCCCTGATCGCCGTCACCCTCCTGGCACCACACGTGACCGGCTGA
- a CDS encoding transglycosylase domain-containing protein, protein MSEARRKAAPSRARRKKHWALRTLGWLLGLFFVGIIGAAAVFFIGYQMTDIPDPNKEFKTNTTTVYYADGKNVLGTFFDQNRKSVPLNQVPKTVQDAVTAAEDRTFWTNPGISPSGMARAAFNIARGEQLQGGSTITQQYVKIMYLTQERTFSRKFSELFIATKLSRQTDKKEIMEGYLNTIYFGEGAYGISAAGDAYFSKPDPRQLKPNEAALLATVLNNPTVFDPDDKSAATQKRLLDRYRYVLDGMRQSGTISEANAAEWSKKLPPLNKKKKSPRFAGTKGFLLDMARRELVKNGYSDDEIVGGGLKVKTTFDYKLQIDAVRAVFSKNQPKGPNELHVGLSSVRPQTGELVAMVGGLDYVKNQLNWATAKARPGSSFKPFAVAAALKDGKDLEQRFQGDGPIEIRGGKYDNELGEDYGPVSLLTATEKSVNTAFYDLVDNEMENGPSKVADMAEAAGIPKIPEADRDAPALVLGPNAYASTVDMASAYGTFAANGTRMPVHVIKEVRDQTGAVTWSEKTKIKGVPAIDPEIAKATSYAMQQVVEAKGGTGTRAKQLDRPAAGKTGTAGGLAVEKRRANAKCKCDKYEDGDDTLTSWWVGYTPELSTAVLYRAGKEGESDLDPFSDDPAFFGGNYPVKTWLDFMEPALENKPVQEFDQPDEDSLGTPTPTFTPTPTNTPPPSTPPTTPPSTPPSTPPSTPPSTPPTTEPTKTKPTKTPGRPTFPTFPTGPPDTPETPAGADPTNGNDPPTRG, encoded by the coding sequence GTGAGTGAAGCTCGTAGGAAGGCCGCCCCGTCCCGCGCGCGCCGCAAGAAACACTGGGCCCTGCGCACCCTGGGCTGGCTCCTCGGTCTCTTCTTCGTCGGCATCATCGGCGCCGCCGCGGTCTTCTTCATCGGGTACCAGATGACCGACATCCCGGACCCGAACAAGGAGTTCAAGACCAACACGACGACGGTGTACTACGCCGACGGGAAGAACGTCCTGGGGACCTTCTTCGACCAGAACCGCAAGTCGGTTCCGCTCAACCAGGTCCCCAAGACCGTTCAGGACGCCGTCACAGCCGCCGAGGACCGGACCTTCTGGACCAACCCCGGCATCTCCCCGTCCGGCATGGCCCGCGCGGCGTTCAACATCGCGCGGGGTGAGCAGCTCCAGGGTGGTTCGACGATCACCCAGCAGTACGTGAAGATCATGTACCTGACCCAGGAGCGGACCTTCTCCCGGAAGTTCTCCGAACTGTTCATCGCCACCAAGCTGAGCCGGCAGACGGACAAGAAGGAGATCATGGAGGGCTACCTCAACACGATCTACTTCGGTGAGGGCGCCTACGGCATCTCCGCGGCCGGCGACGCGTACTTCAGCAAGCCGGATCCTCGGCAGCTGAAACCGAACGAGGCCGCGCTGCTCGCGACGGTCCTCAACAACCCCACTGTCTTCGACCCCGACGACAAGTCGGCGGCGACGCAGAAGCGCCTGCTCGACCGCTACCGGTATGTCCTGGACGGCATGCGTCAGTCCGGCACGATCTCCGAGGCGAACGCGGCGGAGTGGAGCAAGAAGCTGCCGCCCCTGAACAAGAAGAAGAAGAGCCCGCGGTTCGCCGGCACCAAGGGCTTCCTGCTCGACATGGCCCGGCGAGAGCTGGTCAAGAACGGGTACAGCGACGACGAGATCGTCGGTGGTGGCCTGAAGGTCAAGACCACCTTCGACTACAAACTCCAGATCGACGCGGTCCGGGCTGTCTTCAGCAAGAACCAGCCGAAGGGCCCGAACGAGCTGCACGTCGGGCTCTCCTCGGTCCGGCCGCAGACCGGTGAGCTGGTCGCCATGGTGGGTGGTCTCGACTACGTCAAGAACCAGCTGAACTGGGCAACGGCCAAGGCGCGGCCGGGCTCCTCGTTCAAACCGTTCGCCGTCGCCGCCGCGTTGAAGGACGGCAAGGACCTCGAGCAGCGGTTCCAGGGTGACGGGCCGATCGAAATCCGCGGCGGCAAGTACGACAACGAGCTCGGCGAGGACTACGGGCCGGTCAGCCTGCTGACCGCGACCGAGAAGTCGGTGAACACCGCCTTCTACGACCTGGTCGACAACGAGATGGAGAACGGCCCGAGCAAGGTCGCAGACATGGCCGAGGCGGCCGGGATCCCGAAGATCCCCGAGGCCGACCGGGACGCGCCGGCGCTCGTGCTGGGCCCGAACGCCTACGCTTCGACGGTCGACATGGCCAGCGCCTACGGCACCTTCGCGGCGAACGGGACGCGCATGCCCGTGCACGTGATCAAGGAGGTCCGCGACCAGACGGGCGCGGTGACCTGGTCGGAGAAGACGAAGATCAAGGGCGTCCCGGCGATCGACCCGGAGATCGCGAAGGCCACGAGCTACGCGATGCAGCAGGTGGTCGAGGCCAAGGGTGGCACCGGCACGCGGGCCAAGCAGCTGGACCGCCCGGCAGCGGGCAAGACCGGCACCGCCGGTGGTCTCGCGGTCGAGAAGCGCCGCGCGAACGCGAAGTGCAAGTGCGACAAGTACGAGGACGGCGACGACACCCTGACGTCCTGGTGGGTCGGTTACACGCCGGAGCTGTCGACGGCGGTGCTGTACCGGGCCGGCAAGGAGGGCGAGTCCGACCTCGACCCGTTCAGCGACGATCCCGCCTTCTTCGGTGGGAACTACCCGGTGAAGACCTGGCTGGACTTCATGGAGCCTGCGCTGGAGAACAAGCCGGTCCAGGAGTTCGACCAGCCGGACGAGGACAGCCTCGGAACGCCGACTCCGACCTTCACGCCGACGCCGACGAATACGCCGCCGCCTTCTACTCCGCCGACTACGCCGCCTTCGACGCCGCCGAGTACACCGCCTTCTACTCCGCCTTCGACGCCGCCGACGACTGAGCCGACGAAGACGAAGCCGACGAAGACTCCTGGGCGGCCTACGTTCCCGACCTTCCCGACCGGGCCACCGGACACTCCGGAGACTCCGGCCGGTGCGGATCCGACCAACGGGAACGATCCACCGACCCGGGGCTGA
- a CDS encoding alpha/beta hydrolase — protein sequence MKLLIAPIVAGLLAVPLTVPLAVPAAAEEAKIRWHQCQRDAEDTEGAELDQAGAECGELDVPLDYRRPDGRKITLSMSRLPATGDRIGTMLLNDGGPGGPGLGMPLRLRPAMREAGTRYDLIGLDPRFVGRSTPLDCKVPQAGWPWSAGSDRASFDRAARLQASMAARCTENAAEYLPHASTRETARDLDRVRSALGERKISYLGYSYGTYLGAVYAEMFPARVDRMVLDGPLDPATYGAGMLRNAGPVNEAALRAWATWAGARHSSYGLGRTADEVLRTVRSIQRVAAERGLRVGEHTLDDGVVPVLLFASLGDDRDPARAHLAGTVRTLLAATRGPVEAGEELAGLLALLLTPALSQMVSGQLAIACADRAVSRDLRTYWRDIQRHRQDEPVFGSLTRAPSPCAFWPTAPKEQPTRVDTKVPALIVAADGDPRTPYANAAQLQRALRGSSVLTVTDARKHGLFGEYGNDCVDSSVVAYLASGDLPARPVVCARS from the coding sequence ATGAAGCTGTTGATCGCGCCGATCGTGGCCGGCCTGCTGGCCGTGCCGCTGACCGTTCCACTCGCCGTCCCGGCCGCGGCGGAGGAAGCGAAGATCCGCTGGCACCAGTGCCAACGCGACGCCGAGGACACCGAGGGCGCCGAGCTGGACCAGGCCGGCGCCGAGTGCGGTGAGCTGGACGTACCCCTGGACTACCGGCGACCGGACGGCCGGAAGATCACCCTCTCGATGTCGCGGCTGCCCGCGACCGGCGACCGGATCGGCACGATGCTGCTGAACGACGGTGGACCGGGCGGGCCGGGACTCGGGATGCCGCTGCGGCTCCGGCCCGCGATGCGCGAGGCGGGCACGCGGTACGACCTGATCGGCCTGGATCCGCGGTTCGTCGGGCGCAGTACGCCGCTGGATTGCAAGGTCCCGCAGGCGGGCTGGCCGTGGTCCGCCGGGTCGGACCGCGCGAGCTTCGACCGAGCCGCCCGGTTGCAGGCGTCGATGGCCGCGCGGTGTACCGAGAACGCGGCCGAGTACCTGCCGCATGCGAGTACCCGGGAGACCGCGCGCGACCTGGACCGGGTCCGGAGCGCACTCGGGGAACGGAAGATCTCGTACCTGGGCTACTCGTACGGGACGTACCTGGGCGCGGTGTACGCGGAGATGTTCCCGGCTCGGGTGGATCGGATGGTGCTGGACGGGCCGCTCGATCCGGCGACGTACGGGGCCGGCATGTTGCGGAACGCGGGACCGGTCAACGAGGCGGCGCTGCGGGCGTGGGCGACGTGGGCGGGCGCGCGGCACTCCTCGTACGGGCTCGGCAGAACGGCGGACGAGGTACTGAGGACGGTGCGCTCGATCCAGCGGGTCGCGGCGGAGCGTGGTCTGCGCGTCGGGGAGCACACGCTGGACGACGGGGTCGTACCGGTGCTGCTGTTCGCGTCCCTCGGTGACGACCGGGATCCGGCCCGGGCACACCTTGCCGGGACGGTGCGGACGTTGCTCGCGGCCACGCGCGGTCCGGTGGAGGCCGGCGAGGAGCTGGCGGGTCTGCTGGCGCTCCTGCTGACGCCGGCGCTCTCGCAAATGGTCAGTGGGCAACTGGCGATCGCCTGTGCCGACCGCGCTGTCTCCCGGGATCTGCGGACCTACTGGCGCGACATCCAGCGGCATCGGCAGGACGAGCCCGTCTTCGGCTCCCTGACCCGCGCACCGTCACCGTGTGCCTTCTGGCCGACCGCCCCGAAGGAGCAGCCGACGCGGGTCGACACCAAGGTGCCCGCCCTCATCGTCGCCGCGGACGGTGATCCCCGGACGCCGTACGCCAACGCCGCCCAACTACAGCGTGCACTCCGAGGATCCAGCGTGCTGACCGTCACCGACGCCCGCAAGCACGGCCTCTTCGGCGAGTACGGCAACGACTGCGTCGACAGTTCGGTCGTCGCGTACCTGGCCTCCGGTGACCTCCCCGCTCGACCGGTCGTCTGCGCCAGGTCCTAG
- a CDS encoding transglutaminase domain-containing protein produces the protein MTELVDDLPPRDLAELRLRAEQYVRAEEDQLLLALVGELRGDGQWWTHLWAPSAALAARRIGDARAVALLVEAIDGGFSQPELFDGELEKVFGADAEWPDWQHRMAANIPAPTLELLDWPDAAPIELTLYAIDPARVDALRNRLPEVVPGSAWQTVVRLLEWVHDRWDHANDHVEDPDALTVLDRVDAGARFACVEYSIVLSQALNAVGIPARRLDLRQPNHHVGVGRGHVVSEAWIDELDRWVLLDGQNGAYWIDAGGTPLGIRELQALAEPPAFVPAGSVEPLTDQQAASWFTYFASYSTTGAVPAVPPFAAVFQGMRVIRTPRLTGASVHPDLAAISTGLGGTVERPTVRFAHRHPYGTGIRVSGSPYNDEWALDLTPGTHELTVAVVTPYGTTAPRRFAYRVRD, from the coding sequence GTGACCGAACTTGTGGACGACCTGCCGCCCAGGGATCTCGCCGAGCTGCGGCTCCGTGCCGAGCAGTACGTACGAGCCGAGGAGGACCAGCTCCTGCTGGCCTTGGTCGGCGAGCTGCGCGGCGACGGGCAGTGGTGGACCCACCTTTGGGCTCCATCGGCTGCCCTCGCCGCGCGCCGGATCGGCGATGCCCGGGCGGTCGCGCTGTTGGTGGAGGCGATCGACGGGGGGTTCAGTCAGCCCGAGTTGTTCGACGGTGAGCTGGAGAAGGTGTTCGGGGCCGACGCGGAGTGGCCGGACTGGCAGCACCGGATGGCCGCGAACATCCCGGCGCCGACGCTCGAACTGCTCGACTGGCCGGACGCAGCACCGATCGAGCTGACCTTGTACGCGATCGACCCCGCCCGGGTGGATGCCCTGCGCAACCGTCTGCCCGAGGTGGTCCCCGGCTCCGCCTGGCAGACGGTCGTCCGGTTGCTCGAATGGGTGCACGACCGGTGGGACCACGCGAACGACCACGTCGAGGACCCGGACGCGCTGACCGTGCTCGACCGGGTCGACGCCGGTGCGCGATTCGCCTGTGTCGAGTACTCGATCGTGCTCAGTCAGGCCCTCAACGCCGTCGGGATCCCGGCCCGCCGGCTCGATCTGCGGCAGCCGAACCACCATGTCGGGGTCGGCCGCGGCCACGTGGTCAGCGAGGCGTGGATCGACGAACTGGATCGCTGGGTCCTGCTCGACGGCCAGAACGGCGCGTACTGGATCGATGCCGGCGGTACCCCGCTCGGGATCCGCGAGCTCCAGGCCCTGGCCGAGCCGCCCGCCTTCGTCCCGGCCGGATCGGTCGAGCCCCTGACCGACCAGCAGGCCGCGTCCTGGTTCACGTACTTCGCCTCGTACTCGACCACGGGCGCCGTCCCGGCCGTACCGCCGTTCGCGGCCGTGTTCCAGGGGATGCGGGTGATCCGGACACCGCGATTGACGGGCGCGTCGGTCCACCCCGACCTGGCCGCGATCTCCACCGGACTCGGCGGCACCGTCGAACGTCCCACGGTCCGGTTCGCGCATCGGCACCCGTACGGGACCGGGATCCGGGTGAGCGGTTCGCCGTACAACGACGAGTGGGCGCTCGACCTCACCCCGGGGACCCACGAACTCACGGTCGCCGTGGTCACGCCGTACGGGACGACGGCGCCGAGGCGGTTCGCGTATCGGGTACGGGACTAG
- a CDS encoding PadR family transcriptional regulator, with the protein MGNRSGVLELAVLGLLHEAPMHGYELRKRVNAQFGWGRVLSFGSLYPCLKAMLRNGLISADAGTPDGRRQKIVYTITADGKDHFAHAMRDVGPSAWEDDTFGVHFSFFGRTDPATRLRILEGRRARMEERLANFRAAMSRTAERVDAYTLELQRHGLESAEREVRWLNELIDGERRQQRSPDHQPPATPPN; encoded by the coding sequence ATGGGAAACCGCAGTGGGGTCCTGGAGCTCGCCGTACTCGGTTTGCTGCATGAAGCGCCGATGCACGGTTACGAGCTCCGCAAGCGCGTCAACGCCCAGTTCGGGTGGGGGCGGGTGCTGTCGTTCGGGTCGCTCTACCCGTGCCTGAAGGCCATGCTCCGCAACGGCCTGATCTCGGCCGACGCCGGTACGCCGGACGGTCGCAGGCAGAAGATCGTCTACACGATCACCGCCGACGGGAAGGACCACTTCGCGCACGCGATGCGCGACGTCGGGCCGTCGGCGTGGGAGGACGACACGTTCGGTGTCCATTTCTCGTTCTTCGGCCGGACCGACCCGGCCACCCGGTTGCGCATCCTCGAGGGCCGGCGAGCCCGGATGGAGGAGCGGCTGGCCAACTTCCGGGCGGCGATGAGCCGGACGGCGGAGCGGGTCGACGCGTACACCCTCGAGCTGCAACGGCACGGCCTGGAGTCGGCCGAGCGCGAGGTGCGCTGGCTGAACGAGCTGATCGACGGCGAACGGCGGCAGCAGCGGTCCCCTGACCATCAACCGCCCGCAACACCCCCCAACTAA
- a CDS encoding mannosyltransferase family protein produces MVERVADEPQPPHRRARRARDLTSVGLRRFLPDGMARESLGWWLVTRAGIFLIAVSAPLLFNRGSDYPDVWRAWLQWDVWHFKAIAEFGYANGEPSGAPLAAFFPGLPMLMRAASWLGIGYVGGGVLISAIASAVAGIYLARLAQYEFPHALRFGPTAALIWFTAPVGVFLAAPYTEALFCAFAFPGWLAARQGKWGRAAILVALAATVRVSGIFLAFALVVEFATSKRRDWKKLPWLALPAVPVLGFMAYLKQVHGSWFAWQEAQEKGWAREFTMPWTSLMHTFEAATKGHFPADRTDWTWMFRAELVALAVGLILLVWLLWRRSWGEAAWVGSTIAAFVTSYWVYSLTRATLLWWPLWIGLAVLANRRPWLGRLYFALAIPLAVIWSCAFFTGRWAG; encoded by the coding sequence GTGGTTGAGCGGGTGGCGGACGAACCGCAGCCGCCGCACCGGCGGGCCCGGCGAGCTCGGGACCTGACTTCGGTCGGACTCCGGCGGTTCCTGCCGGACGGGATGGCGCGGGAGTCGCTCGGCTGGTGGCTGGTCACGCGGGCCGGGATCTTCCTGATCGCGGTGTCGGCGCCGCTGTTGTTCAACCGTGGGAGCGACTACCCGGACGTCTGGCGGGCCTGGTTGCAGTGGGACGTCTGGCACTTCAAGGCGATCGCCGAGTTCGGGTACGCGAACGGGGAGCCGTCCGGGGCGCCGTTGGCCGCGTTCTTCCCCGGGTTGCCGATGCTGATGCGGGCCGCGAGCTGGCTCGGGATCGGGTACGTCGGTGGCGGGGTGCTCATCTCCGCGATCGCGAGCGCGGTCGCCGGGATCTACCTCGCCCGGCTCGCGCAGTACGAGTTCCCGCACGCGCTGCGGTTCGGGCCGACGGCGGCGCTGATCTGGTTCACCGCACCGGTCGGGGTGTTCCTGGCCGCGCCGTACACCGAGGCGCTGTTCTGCGCGTTCGCGTTCCCCGGGTGGCTGGCGGCTCGGCAGGGGAAGTGGGGCCGGGCCGCGATCCTGGTGGCGCTGGCGGCCACGGTGCGGGTGTCCGGGATCTTCCTCGCATTCGCGCTCGTGGTCGAGTTCGCGACGTCGAAGCGCCGGGACTGGAAGAAGCTGCCGTGGCTCGCGTTGCCGGCCGTGCCGGTGCTCGGGTTCATGGCGTACCTGAAGCAGGTGCACGGGTCCTGGTTCGCCTGGCAGGAGGCGCAGGAGAAGGGGTGGGCCCGCGAGTTCACGATGCCGTGGACCTCGCTGATGCACACGTTCGAGGCCGCGACCAAGGGCCACTTCCCGGCGGATCGGACCGACTGGACCTGGATGTTCCGGGCCGAGCTGGTCGCGTTGGCCGTCGGCCTGATCCTGCTCGTCTGGTTGCTCTGGCGTCGGTCCTGGGGTGAGGCCGCCTGGGTCGGCAGCACCATCGCGGCCTTCGTCACGTCGTATTGGGTCTACTCGCTCACCCGGGCCACGTTGCTGTGGTGGCCGTTGTGGATCGGGCTCGCGGTGCTGGCGAACCGAAGACCCTGGCTCGGCCGGCTCTACTTCGCCCTCGCGATCCCCCTGGCCGTGATCTGGTCGTGCGCGTTCTTCACCGGTCGCTGGGCCGGCTAG
- a CDS encoding inositol-3-phosphate synthase: MTAIRVAIVGVGNCASSLVQGVHYYRDAKAEERVPGLMHVQFGDYHVRDVQFVAAFDVDGKKVGLDLADAIGASENNTIKICDVPPSGVTVQRGHTLDGLGKYYRETITESDAEPVDVVAALREAAVDVLVCYLPVGSEQAAKFYAQCAIDAGVAFVNALPVFIAGTKEWADKFTAAGVPIVGDDIKSQIGATITHRVLTKLFEDRGVTVDRTYQLNVGGNMDFKNMLERERLESKKISKTQSVTSQLREEIEDRNVHIGPSDYVAWLDDRKWAFIRLEGRNFGDVPLSLEYKLEVWDSPNSAGIIIDAIRAAKIAKDRGVGGPILSASSYFMKSPPEQYADDVCRDLVEKFIKGEVER, translated from the coding sequence ATGACTGCGATCCGGGTAGCGATCGTCGGTGTCGGCAACTGCGCCAGCTCGCTCGTCCAGGGCGTGCACTACTACCGCGACGCGAAGGCTGAGGAGCGCGTCCCCGGTCTGATGCACGTCCAGTTCGGCGACTACCACGTTCGGGACGTGCAGTTCGTCGCCGCGTTCGACGTCGACGGGAAGAAGGTCGGGCTGGACCTCGCGGACGCCATCGGCGCCAGCGAGAACAACACGATCAAGATCTGCGACGTGCCGCCGTCCGGCGTCACGGTGCAGCGCGGTCACACCCTGGACGGGCTGGGCAAGTACTACCGCGAGACCATCACCGAGTCCGACGCCGAGCCCGTCGACGTCGTCGCCGCGCTGCGCGAGGCCGCGGTCGACGTCCTGGTCTGCTACCTGCCGGTGGGCTCGGAGCAGGCGGCCAAGTTCTACGCCCAGTGCGCGATCGACGCCGGCGTCGCCTTCGTGAACGCGCTGCCGGTGTTCATCGCGGGCACCAAGGAGTGGGCCGACAAGTTCACCGCGGCGGGCGTGCCGATCGTCGGCGACGACATCAAGTCGCAGATCGGCGCCACCATCACGCACCGGGTGCTGACCAAGCTGTTCGAGGACCGCGGTGTCACCGTCGACCGGACGTACCAGCTGAACGTCGGCGGCAACATGGACTTCAAGAACATGCTCGAGCGGGAGCGGCTGGAGTCCAAGAAGATCAGCAAGACCCAGTCGGTCACCTCGCAGCTGCGCGAGGAGATCGAGGACCGCAACGTGCACATCGGCCCGTCCGACTACGTGGCCTGGCTGGACGACCGCAAGTGGGCGTTCATCCGGCTCGAGGGCCGCAACTTCGGCGACGTCCCGCTGTCGCTGGAGTACAAGCTCGAGGTCTGGGACTCGCCGAACTCGGCCGGCATCATCATCGACGCGATCCGCGCGGCCAAGATCGCCAAGGACCGCGGCGTCGGCGGCCCGATCCTCTCGGCGTCCTCGTACTTCATGAAGTCCCCGCCCGAGCAGTACGCCGACGACGTCTGCCGCGACCTCGTCGAGAAGTTCATCAAGGGCGAAGTAGAACGCTGA